A genomic window from Syngnathus typhle isolate RoL2023-S1 ecotype Sweden linkage group LG18, RoL_Styp_1.0, whole genome shotgun sequence includes:
- the si:ch1073-416j23.1 gene encoding rac GTPase-activating protein 1 isoform X6: protein MAESRGIVEELLALCIQRMTMEEKAMNTELELIEVVKSFESARKQWQRAETDLKKYKELLVKSDVAKAALEVKLKHARNQLDVEMRKRYKMEGDYQYLQRQMQLMCDILVNDSKSSACLNEEQKSLLAAFEHKGANRTRQRASKRLSAIDESSFFSHSDISYDRTDDDLDLDASALKPLRSRARERRRSSMPLTAPGKQGPGGGDLSAELLEPKSVEKEVETAVRAIVRDPGARALVDAPPMPEQPEEGFAGEGEEAPEPGGQAGVQTEACPKHDFLSKTVIRPEMCLPCGKRIRFGRMALKCRSCRLLSHPECKAKCIQMCAAPRPAAAEATVRMTSVRGRSAAARVHVSAPQVPLEALAPSKPPRIPPLLVECVKEIERRGLQERGLYRVPGGERQVKDLRQRLTTATAPPPRLSEVSDIHVLCGVLKDFLRKLKEPLLTFKLHRNFTAASEMSDQQKSSGAMFRAIAELPKPNRDTLAFLMLHLHKVMRSPQCQMDRNNLARVFGPTLMGHALSDPSPSTIVRDTNIQPKVIAHFLSFPEDYWRRVLVDQAAACHKRSSRGEGGGTPAARPTTSGLVGVSARFFEPLTSPELNKRRDVPGETPARGRAGNLANSGSAVPGRRFFTSPS from the exons ATGGCCGAATCTCGAGGGATCGTGGAGGAGCTGCTCGCGCTCTGCATCCAGCGAATGACGATGGAGGAGAAAGCCATGAACACCGAGCTGG AGTTGATCGAGGTGGTGAAAAGCTTCGAGAGCGCCAGGAAGCAATGGCAGCGCGCCGAGACGGACCTCAAGAAGTACAAGGAGCTGCTGGTCAAGTCGGACGTGGCCAAAGCTGCGCTGGAGGTCAAACTCAAGCACGCCCGCAACCAGCTGGACGTGGAGATGAGGAAACGTTACAAGATGGAGGGCGATTATCAGTACCTG CAGAGGCAAATGCAGCTCATGTGCGACATCCTGGTAAACGACAGCAAATCCAGCGCCTGTCTCAACGAGGAGCAGAAGTCACTCCTGGCCGCCTTTGAGCACAAAGGCGCCAACAGGACCAGGCAGCGCGCCAGCAAACG CTTGTCGGCCATCGACGAGTCGTCCTTCTTCTCGCACTCGGACATCAGCTACGACCGCACGGACGATGACTTG GACCTGGACGCCTCCGCGCTCAAACCCCTGAGGTCACGGGCCCGAGAGCGGCGG CGTTCGTCCATGCCGCTGACGGCGCCGGGAAAGCAAGGGCCAGGCGGGGGCGACCTTTCTGCTGAGCTGCTGGAACCCAAAAGCGTGGAGAAG GAGGTGGAGACGGCCGTGCGGGCGATAGTAAGGGACCCCGGCGCCAGGGCCCTCGTTGACGCGCCACCCATGCCGGAGCAGCCCGAAGAGGGCTTCGCCGGCGAGGGAG AAGAAGCGCCTGAACCCGGCGGCCAGGCTGGAGTGCAGACGGAAGCGTGTCCCAAGCATGACTTTCTCTCCAAAACG GTGATCCGGCCCGAGATGTGCTTGCCTTGCGGCAAGAGGATCCGCTTTGGCAGGATGGCGCTCAAGTGCAGAAGCTGTCGCCTGCTTTCTCATCCAGAGTGCAAAGCCAAGTGCATCCAGATGTGCGCTGCCCCCCGCCCGGCGGCGGCTGAGGCCACGGTCAGGATGACCTCCGTCCGAGGCCGGTCGGCCGCCGCCCGCGTTCACGTCTCTGCTCCTCAGGTCCCGCTGGAGGCGTTAGCTCCCAGCAAGCCTCCCAGGATTCCGCCGCTGCTCGTAGAGTGCGTGAAGGAGATCGAAAGGAGGGGCTTACAGGAG CGAGGCCTCTACAGAGTTCCCGGCGGCGAGCGGCAGGTCAAGGACTTGCGCCAGCGCTTGACGACGGCTacagcgccgccgccgcgacTGAGCGAGGTGTCGGACATCCACGTGCTTTGCGGCGTCCTCAAAGACTTCCTGCGCAAGCTGAAGGAGCCGCTGCTCACCTTCAAGCTCCACCGCAACTTCACGGCAGCTTCAG AGATGAGCGACCAGCAAAAGAGCTCGGGCGCCATGTTTCGGGCCATCGCCGAGCTGCCCAAGCCCAACCGGGACACGCTGGCCTTCCTCATGCTCCATTTGCACAA GGTGATGCGGAGTCCTCAGTGCCAGATGGACCGGAATAATTTAGCCCGGGTTTTCGGACCCACCCTGATGGGACACGCGCTGTCTGACCCGTCGCCGTCGACGATCGTGCGGGACACAAATATTCAGCCCAAG GTCATCGCTCACTTCTTGTCCTTCCCCGAGGACTACTGGAGGCGTGTCCTCGTCGACCAGGCGGCCGCTTGCCATAAGCGCTCCAGCCGAGGCGAAGGAGGGGGTACGCCCGCCGCTCGCCCGACCACATCCGGCCTTGTCGGGGTTTCGGCTCGTTTCTTTGAGCCGCTGACGTCTCCCGAGCTGAACAAGCGCCGCGACGTGCCCGGCGAGACGCCCGCTCGAGGTCGCGCCGGCAACTTGGCAAA CAGCGGCAGCGCCGTGCCAGGACGGCGCTTTTTCACGTCACCCAGCTGA